One genomic region from Oncorhynchus gorbuscha isolate QuinsamMale2020 ecotype Even-year linkage group LG13, OgorEven_v1.0, whole genome shotgun sequence encodes:
- the LOC123993051 gene encoding LOW QUALITY PROTEIN: fukutin-related protein-like (The sequence of the model RefSeq protein was modified relative to this genomic sequence to represent the inferred CDS: deleted 2 bases in 2 codons) — protein MRVSFCQGLLTGAIVLNLLILYYVSRAQQQMMEKRRDPGRGSRKAALPASGLGGGMGGLVGVGGGMVGPGGVGGEGNSHGPRVTVLLREFEDFENYVGDVARSFLHQRPELPFLAVSDTPPYPPLSLPDGARLLVLSPSPEQPPQAHRPEFHVQTEFVLLVPDGVELEQGRAVERLIRELEGEGGGPVRLVAAPVLARSAVQCLHLRVSLREWTATYTPAASGSSGSVCTALQGDAVVLIRSEDLFNLSVPLGRPLLPSLFIQTSLHGWKVKLLESPCFSTSHRPLFSSAHNQWKADSHLKEATSRLMRNFGLKRLLLADGKEQWHGCGKETERCFSTVRDDTPEYLYLDRWTPPCCLRALRETTKYVINILESSGVRYWLEGGSLLGAARHQDVIPWDYDVDLGIYLEDVPNCDYLKNLDSGSLVDANGYVWERAVEGDFYRVQYSEANHLHVDLWPFYPRNGVMTKDTWMEHKQDVEFPEHFLQPLVPMPFAGVTAYGPNNHRAFLELKFGEGVIENPQYPNPAKKRLDRSRL, from the exons ATGCGGGTGAGTTTCTGCCAGGGCCTTCTGACTGGAGCCATTGTTCTGAACCTGCTCATCCTCTACTATGTGTCCCGAGCCCAGCAGCAGATGATGGAGAAACGCCGGGACCCAGGAAGGGGCTCCAGGAAGGCTGCTTTACCTGCGTCCGGGCTG GGGGGCGGCATGGGGGGCCTGGTGGGGGTTGGCGGGGGGATGGTTGGCCCTGGAGGTGTCgggggagaggggaacagccaCGGCCCCCGTGTGACTGTCCTCCTACGGGAGTTTGAGGACTTTGAGAACTACGTCGGTGATGTGGCACGCTCCTTCCTGCACCAGAGACCTGAGCTGCCCTTCTTGGCTGTGTCTGACACCCCGCCctatccccctctgtctctccccgatGGGGCCCGTCTCCTGGTGCTCTCC CCCAGCCCAGAGCAGCCTCCGCAGGCCCACCGGCCAGAGTTCCACGTCCAGACAGAGTTTGTGCTGCTGGTGCCTGACGGGGTGGAGCTGGAGCAGGGCCGGGCTGTGGAGAGGCTGATCCGGGAGCTGGAGGGGGAAGGTGGGGGGCCCGTGAGGCTGGTGGCGGCCCCCGTGTTGGCGCGCTCGGCCGTCCAGTGCCTGCACCTGCGGGTCAGTCTGAGAGAGTGGACGGCCACCTACACCCCAGCGGCGTCTGGGAGCAGTGGTAGCGTGTGCACAGCCCTTCAAGGGGACGCAGTGGTCCTCATCCGCTCTGAGGACCTCTTCAACCTGTCTGTCCCACTGGGGAGGCCCCTGCTGCCCTCGCTCTTCATCCAGACCTCCCTGCATGGCTGGAAGGTCAAGCTCCTGGAGAGCCCCTGCTTCTCCACCAGCCACCGGCCTCTCTTCAGCTCAGCCCACAACCAGTGGAAGGCAGACAGCCACCTGAAGGAGGCCACTAGCCGGCTGATGAGGAACTTTGGGCTGAAGCGTCTGCTACTGGCTGATGGGAAGGAGCAGTGGCACGGCTGTGGGAAGGAGACGGAGCGTTGCTTCAGTACGGTCCGGGACGACACCCCTGAGTACCTGTACCTGGATCGCTGGACCCCTCCATGCTGCCTGCGCGCCCTACGAGAGACCACCAAGTATGTGATCAACATCCTGGAGAGCTCCGGGGTGCGCTACTGGCTGGAAGGAGGCTCCCTGCTGGGGGCGGCCCGCCACCAGGACGTCATCCCCTGGGACTATGATGTGGACCTGGGCATCTACCTGGAGGACGTGCCCAACTGTGACTACCTGAAGAACCTGGACTCTGGTTCTCTGGTGGATGCTAACGGCTATGTGTGGGAGCGGGCAGTGGAGGGGGACTTCTACCGGGTGCAATACAGCGAGGCCAACCACCTCCACGTGGACCTGTGGCCCTTCTACCCGCGGAACGGCGTCATGACCAAAGACACGTGGATGGAGCACAAGCAGGATGTGGAGTTCCCCGAGCACTTCCTGCAGCCGCTGGTGCCGATGCCGTTCGCCGGCGTCACCGCCTACGGCCCGAACAACCACCGCGCCTTCCTGGAGCTCAAGTTTGGGGAGGGGGTCATCGAGAACCCCCAGTACCCCAATCCTGCCAAGAAGAGGCTGGACAGGAGCCGGCTGTGA